The Cygnus olor isolate bCygOlo1 chromosome 14, bCygOlo1.pri.v2, whole genome shotgun sequence genomic interval ccatGTGACAACCTGCCAGCTGCGTGCCGCTCGCTGCAACCCTACAAACCTGTTTCTCAATACCTGAGTCGGAGGGCAGCACAGTGAGGGGCACGTTTTTGGTCTCGATTTTCACCGACGGCTCGAGCAACGCCTGCATTTTAAGCGGCACTTGCTCCAGGGGCACTTGGGGCAGGCGGAGCAGCTCGGCGGGCACCgggccctgcagctgcaggcggccggcggcgggcagcggccgCAGCACCAGGGGGACCCTCAGCGCCTGGGGCAGcacccccgggggctccccgcggGGCTGTGCCGCCGCGATACCGGCACCGGGACCGTGCGGGGAGCCGTGCGGGGAGCCCCCCACGCCCGCCCTCGCCCTGAGGGCTCCCCGCGGCTCCTCCGCGCTGCCCCGCCGCCCATCCCCGCCGCCCCTTCCCCGCCCCGCATCCGCCCGGGGGCCACCGAGAGCctcccccggggctccccccgcgGCCGGGGGGCTCCCCGTCCCGCTccccggctccccgccgccctcaGCAGGGGCCGCGGCTCCCCGCCGGGGCCGCTCGGCGCTGAGGGGGGGCTCCGGGAGCGGCTCCCCGCactccccccccagcccccgggggccggggccaAGCCCGGGCTCGCcaccgcccccgccccgctccaTGACGCCACTGCCGTTGCCCGCCCGCGGTTGGCCGCCAACGCTCGCCGCGCCCTCGCGCCGCGGCCGCCGGCCAATGGGAGCGCGCCGCTGCCTCCTTCGCCCCGCCCACTCGCGGCTCGCCTCCCACCGCGGTCGCTATGGAGACCGCGTTAGGGGCATAGAGAGGTCCGCCCGGCTGGCTAGAAGGGCCGGGGGAGGGGTGACGGCGGTTCCGGTTCCGCCCCGGCCATGCGGGGGTGCTGgcgggtggcggcggcggccatCAGCGCGGGCAGCGGGCGGGCCGCGGGCCGCGGCTGCTCCCCCATGGCTAAGAGCAAGTTCGAGTACGTGCGGGACTTCGAGGCGGACGACACGTGCCTGCCCAACTGCTGGATAGTGGTCCGCCTCGACGGCCGCAACTTCCACAGGTGCGGGGCAGCCCAGGGCCGAGGCGCTTGTTGCGGGGCGGTTGCCATGGcgacggggcggggggggctggggaggggacccTTGGGTgctgacaccccccccccccccccagggccacCCCAGGCTGCTGACAACCCCCCGGGGTGCCGATCCCCACCCCAAGGTGCTGACCCCCCAGGGGCCGGGCTGCCCCCCCCATATCTCATCAGGGTGAGAGGCTGATGGGACAGAGAACGCGTTATCCAGAAAGCATAACACTAGTTCTTGTTACTTCTTTCCTACCTGCAGGGAATTCACCGTTAGTGCTACCCGGATACTACAAATCAATatacatagaaaataaatatggtgAAAATGAGTCGGTTAGCATTTTTGACTAACCTTTTAAAAGGTTCTTATTGTCCCGTTTTTGCTTTGAAGGTTCGCTGAGCAACACGAGTTCAAAAAGCCAAACGACGACCGCGCTCTTCACCTGATGACCAGGTGTGCCCAGACAGtgatgcaggagctggaggataTCGCTATCGCTTATGGGCAGAGCGATGagtacagttttgttttcaaaaggaaaagtaaatggTTTAAAAGAAGAGCAAGGTAACAGCTGCTTTGATAAGGaagtgaaattgtttttaacGTCTCTCTGTAAATCTGCAATTTGTTACCCATCTTTAGATCTGCCTTTATCTATACGCAGAGGCTAGGAGCTGAGTTGTATTTAGGTGTATATTTGGGTGTATGTGCCACAAGTGGTTCTTCGTGCAAACTCTTTGCATGcattatttctgtagtttttagTGATATGGagctttaaaaagttttgattAAAACAAGGCTTCTTTTAACAAAGTGTTTCCCTTTCTAAACTCGTTTTTCTTGGCTCCTAGTACTTCTTATTTTCCACAAGACTCTGCCATTGCTGCTCTGTTGTACCGTTATTTAAGAAGTGATGCTGTCCACACTAATTACTGCTATTGATGCTTCAGAAAGTCATGGGTATATATAATCATATTGGcgtattcctttctttttcctttgctttatgTTTGCAAGCAAGTTCATGACTCACGTGGTCTCGCAGTTTGCCTCCAGTTACGTTTTCTATTGGAAGGATTACTTTAAGGACCAGCAGCTTCTGTACCCGCCGGGATTTGATGGACGAATTGTGCTGTATCCCAGCACCCAAAACTTAAAGGACTACCTCAGCTGGAGACAAGCAGACTGTAAGCATTTCTAGAGAATGGAGATCTGTGCAGTTGAATTGTCTTCCTGAACAGAAACATCCTTATTGCCAGTGTGTCCGCGTATGCGCTTAACGGTTAAAGCACAGTTTGGCAGGGTAATAGTTACAAATAATACTGGGATCCCTGCGTTGggattttgcagaaatgttggGTAAAATCTTGAGTCTTTAGACTAGTACTGTATTGGTGCATGCTGGCAGTGAGTTCATCATAGGAAATAGtaatagaattaattttttacacgttttttaaatcaagatgaTCTTAAAgcaatcacagaattgaaggggcgggaagggacctcgaaagatcattgggtccaacccccctgccaaagcaggttccttagagcaggcaggaggagatgtGAATGTTACAATTCAAACCACGTAGCAAAAGTGTTGCATATTTCGTGCTGGAACAGACTGTTGGGTTTCCTCTGTAGGCCTCCATGTATATGTAGTCCCCGTTGTTCAAGTTAATGTAACCTTTCTTATACAGAATTAcccttctccctctgctctccctctcccttttcagAAGCATCGTGAATCTGTCTTCCAGTCATtcgcagaatcatagaacggtttgggttgggagTATCGTCTagtgccatgggcagggacacctctcactagatcaggttgcccagggcctcatccagcctggtcttgagcGATACCCAGCACATTAAAAATGGATCAGAAAAATCCTGTCTATTTATTCGGTTACAATTCTGGAAatgaagttgctttttttttttttttcctctgagtatTTGGTAAACACTGTATCTCTTTCTATCTTTCTGTAGGCCATGTTAATAACCTTTATAATACGGTGTTTTGGATGCTCGTACAGCGAAGTGGTTTGACACCAGTGCAAGCACAGGATAGGCTCCAGGTAAAAATCTCTTGAGATCATGTTCTTCCAGGTACAGAGAAAATCATCCAGTTTGCTAAGTTGTCTTGCCTACTCAGCTCTGGCTTTTCTTAGGGTAACCATTTTGCGGATGTAAATTCAACAacttttttaattcataaagaTGATAATATAATTAGCAAATAACGCATCTTAACTGGAGTTCTAACAagactttaattttttaattagtgaGTTCAGAAATCTTAAAAACCACGTGACCATCTAATATCTATAAGCAAGAAGTAAAACTGGAGGGTTCAGATACTATGGATTTCCAGACCCTCCTGTAGTACTGTCTTATTGTGCAGATTTCAGCAGATTGTTTCTGGTTTTCTCCTGAATTTTGTTGACTCCTTTCAATTCctcttgaaaatgtaaaacagattttggaaaaaaaaaaaaaggcaacaacctttttttaatattcctgtTTGAAATAATTACTCGAGTTGGAAAGGAAACTGCACCTTGtaatttaaagatgaaaaacctGTTTATcggtttggttgtttgtttgtgtcttcaacagtttttgttcttttttaattttctctcagGGAACGCTGGCTGGAGATaagaatgaaattttattttctgaattcaaCATCAACTACAACAATGAGCCTTTGATGTATAGAAAAGGAACTGTCTTAATATGGCAGAAGGTAAAAACTGCATTACCACATGCTTCGTGTTCACGTTTTGGCTAGCTAAACTGTAGCCAACAAGCTACGCTGTACGATCACCAAATGGGAAGTAACGCTCTGTGGATGTGTAtctataaatgtattttaaaattaatcacgTTTTCCATATGATGTAGTGAAAGGTGCCTAATTGCTTTAGAGGTGTTTGACATAACTATAAGCGTAGTATCAAAACTAGCCTCTGAAGTCTGTCTCAGAAATAAGTTATCCCTGTAGAGATATATACGTTGTCATCTGTTCATTCATGTTTTACATACAATTTCACGGGACTGATATATTTGCTAGGTAAATCTCCTTTGTTGAATGAATCGTATGTGGTTAGTTTCTTAGTGTTAGCAGCTTTGAGAATTGAGGGAGTATATTCTGCTTCctcaaaaattatattttaatgactGTTGTCCATTTAATATGGTAATCACTGGGGCCTGTGCCAGGCTCTTCACAGGATTGGTTCTCAAGTGTTTTCACTGCAGATGTACTAGAAactttcagtcaaaaaaaaaaaaaagtagctcaGCTCATAGTATCTTTAATACTCTTTTCCTCTTATGTAAAGGAACATAGTAAAGATTGCAgctcttattattttttcttggtaatCTGAGACATTTTTGAGGTTTCCCATTTGCTTTAAGTAGCTCCAACTtaaatgttttactttattcAAGAATACTTGGAATGAGTTACGTGAACGTGTAGCTAATTTCTTCAAGCCACATGATGATGACGTGCAGTTCTAACTACTCGTGTTAGTCATCAAATTGAGAATAGATTATTTGAAAAGATTCATCATTCAAATGCTATAGCATGCTATAGGGTTGATGGTTATTTCTGCTGTagctttttttctcatctgtttgtGAATCCTCTCTGAAACCTTACATGTTTGCTAATGTGTCAACTCTATTTTCAGGTTAATGAAGTCAcaactaagaaaataaaactgccaaaggaaacagaagaaaaggaaatgaaagtgaCGCGGACTAGGACTAAAGTTGTTCCCCTGCACTGTGACATTATTGGGGACCAGTTCTGGGAGGAATATCCTGAGATTCTGGCTGAGGATAGTTGATATCTGGCTGAGTATGACTGGTAGTTAATGTTTTGCTCTGCTTGGGTTGTTGGCACCTGAGGAGCACGGACGGTGGCTGGCAGCGTTCGACTTACATTCCTCTTCAGCAACTTCAGCGGAAGCTTTACAGCAGCTTTTAGCACTGTAGTTGCATGAAAAAGAGGCACTGGAATGTTATCTGACATACAAGGATATATCCATTTGGAAAATCCAAAAtcatattatattttaaatgttaagaaCTCGTCATAAATTGATTGTTCCTTGTAAATGCATATTTGTAGAAAAAGCGTATAGAAATGTCAGCTATTTCTATAGCATTTAAATCATGGGGAATTGTACTGAACTGccaaatgattaaaaacaagcaaaatgaaaaaaatgtacatttgagcagttaaaagcagaagaaaaaaatacttttttctttcagataagaGACAGTTGGCATTTAGTATTAAATAATACTTCAGTTGGCATTTAGTATTAAATTTCAAGGCCAGTGTGTTTGGTTGACCTTAGCAACAAATTGTTCAACTACATAATGTCTCATCCTTACAGAAGGGAAAGCCTAGCAGTTTCCCAtgactgattttaaaagcttttgtcAAATGTACagggttttatattttttaaaatattaaaaactagTGATTTATTCTCTGCTGTGTTTATTATTTGACTTTCTCATTGTTTATTATTTGGACTTTCTCATTACTAATATTTTTAGTAGTAATTAGTGAAGGTTTCAAACAGTTAAGCTAATAATAAACCGTACAGACTTGAGTTTTGTTAGGGTATGGACAGACATTGTGCTCTCAGCTTCTGTGGCCTGGGAAGTAATCTGTCTCCTCCTGTGCAGTGGAGTGAAAGATAGCAGCACAGGGTAATTTCTTGGTGCCTTTAAGGAGGATGCCagcagtaatttttattattactgttctCTGGTTTTCTTGGGGATGATACAGATGTAGCAGTCATGACAATACCTCTTAGTTAAAGAAAGGAGGGTGTGTGTTGCTTGCTCTCTGCACAGTTTAGTTCTAGTATAACTTGGTTAATCTCTGTCAAGACAGTTAAATCATACAACCTCTGGGAGCACAAATGCTTCTGCTAATGTAAAGGGACTTGTCCAAATGTAACTAGACTTTGAGGGAGATaacttatttctgaaatagGTGTTTATACTGAAATACAACTGTAATGATACAAGAATGGTAGTGCTTTAACCGTGCTGGTTTCAAAAACATGGCACTGACATAGCTACAGCTCGCCAGCCAGTTTACTAAGGGAGAGAGAACCAGCAGTTGGGACTGGCCATAAAAATGGAAGGAGAGCATTAAATGTGGCCAAATAAGGTCAGTACTGAGTTACTGTCATGAATCGACTCTCTGCTTTCACCCTTTTCTTACTATGGGAAGAACTTGTACATTTAAGGCAATGTACaaacttctttgaaaaaaacactatacagatactgaagtaaaatattacttcgcaatttcttcctttttctgagaATGAAGAATAAGTCTGTGGATTCGTGATAGCAGTTTCCTGTCCCCAATGTATACTAATGCTGAGCAATAAGAGAATGTATACCGTTTTTAGCTTGTCGAAGGGCCTGTTTAATTCCTCAGGAAGAGGATATGAGGGAGCGTGTGGTGGTGATTCTGAATGAATCATTGCACGGCAGTCATTTAGCACTGAGAACTTcctatctgtttttttttgtgtgtgcgtgtgtgttttGGTCTTACAGCACAACTGTGATTTGCTTGACTTTGATGTGCCATGTCGCTAGCTAGGGCTTGACTTTGGACATGACATACAGAGCAACCGCTCCAGAGGTGGTAGCGTTTGGATTTTGCATTCTGAGCAAAGATGAAAACAACTTTGGCAATAACGATCCTCCTTGAAAAAGCATCATGTAGGGGTTTTTAATCATGTATTATGACTACCTGATACATAAGGAGAGATGTGATAGTACGTGTGTATTAGGTCCTGCTGTCAAGTGTTTTCCATTTAACTCATACAACGATGTGTAGTAAGTAAACATCTAGTTACGTATGGATATAGAGTTTTGAACCAAGATATAGATTGTCTTTACAACTCTGGTCTGGCATTTTTATGACTTTAAATGCTATGGGGGGGAAGAACGTAATGGACTCAAGCACGTGGTATCCTCCTGCATGAAGTTTCTTTGGGGCTGTGAAGAAACAGACGCTTCCTGAGGTTGGGCAGCAAGCTGGGCCTGATGTTATACTGCTGTAACAGGAACCATTAAAGTTATGGGAAGCGGTTATGAAAGACAAAGGGTAGGTGGGGGAATCTGTTGCGGTAAAAACCCCGCAGCGTTAACGTGTCCTGTGGCAAACGGGTCTTGTGCTCTGTGCCACTCAGCGCATTCAAATGAGAATGACCCTGCTCGCTGCAGCGCCGGGACCGCCAGAGGCCTCTGGCggctgcagagggcagcagcggcggcgaGGGAAACCGTTGCTCGCCGCCAGCACCGCTAATTTCTCATTAACTCACCGTTAATTCGCGCCTCCCCGCGCTCCGCCTCCGCGGGCGGTGCTGGGCGGTCTCCCCtcccggcgcggcccggccgggGCCCTGCTTAGCTTgcggggccggcgggcggcGCTGCGGCGCCCCCTAGCGGCGGGCCGGGCGCCGCCCGCCATGGAGGAAGCCGAGGGGGCCGCGGAGCAGCAGCGGCGCCGCCGGGCGGGGGCCGAGCGCTCGCCGAGCCCCGGCCGCCTGGACGTGAGCTCCAGCCGCTTCGACCCGCTGCTGGCGCTGTACTCGGCCCGCACGCCGCTGCCCTTCCCCGGCGCCCCGTGCTTCAACAACCTCGCCGAGTACGAGAGCTTCCAGCGCGGCCTGCTccgcccgcggggccgccgccccgccgctgccgccgccgccgccgcccgccgcggccCCTCCGCCCGCTccgcccgccgcggccccgccgccgccgacCCCGAGCGCATCCAGCGGCTCCGCAGCCTCATGGTCAACGCCGGGCCCGAGCAGGAGGCGGCCGCGGGGGGAGCGGCGGCTCGGCGCAGGAGGGCACCGCGCAACGTCCTCACCAGGATGCCCCGTAAGGGCCGGAGGGGGGCTGAGGTGTGGGGGGGTGAGGTTTGGGGGGCTGGGAATGGGGGGGCTGAGGCGTGGGGGGCTGAGGCATGGGCTCCAGGCTGTGGAGGATCTGAGGTATGGGGGTGCCAGGAATGGGGGGCTTGAGGTATAGGGGGGCTGGAGCAAGGGCAGGGGGCCCGGGCTCGGCCACtgggtgccagggggtgtgcTGGGGCATGGGGGTACGGAGTGAGGCGGGCGGTGGGGTGACAGCGGAGTGACAGGGTCAGGGAGAGGGACTGAGAGAGCTCGGGGGGAAATGGGGACTGCGGGCTTGGTAAAACGCTGAACGCAGAAACGCTCACTGGAGATGATGCTCGTTTTGTTGTGACATCCTCCTTGGTCATTTGGTTGGTCACATTCATCTTCTTAATGGAAAGGAAGGACGAGAAAGTGTTGTGCTTTCAGAAGTACTGTTCTTAAACCTGGAATCAGATTTCAGCCCACGGAGCTAGTAGTTAAGTGATAACCACAGCGTGAGCCCGCAACACACTGTGCTCTCTCGGCTACTAAATGTGCATCCTGGGGGCATAAATACAGCGCTGGTGTTTCTATTGATGTGATGATAGAGCAGCGGATTGAGGCAGGAGGGAACTGTGATGATAAATTCGTCATCTGTGGGGATGATACAAATTTCGTGTATAGACTTGCATACGCAGTCAGGGAAATAGCCCCTGAACATAAGGGGTGCAACTTGTGGGCCCACACCAAGAAGCAAATGAGATGCAAATTTAGTGcgcttaattaaaaatactgcaggtTTATTGGAGTCAAAATATCTCTTCCCATCGCCAACATCACCTTAATGCTCTTTATAAAAAGACAAAGCCAAAATGTTCAATTCTGAATGCCTAAAGCAGAACCTTTTTCTTGCTTAGACACCAAAACAACGTATTCCTTTCCAGAGGTGCTGTATGATCCGCAATCTCATCATGTCAGATGAGGGTTTTCCACAAATGCAGAGGCTCTGTTTAAGtaggattttcaaaagaattgaCCTTAGATATTGATTCAGGATCTTAATATAAAGAATCTGTATTTGGATTACTGTGATTGAAACTGAACAAATGCACTGTAAAAATTAACTGTAGCGGTG includes:
- the THG1L gene encoding probable tRNA(His) guanylyltransferase isoform X3, which produces MGRAMSTVLFSKGKVNGLKEEPGFDGRIVLYPSTQNLKDYLSWRQADCHVNNLYNTVFWMLVQRSGLTPVQAQDRLQGTLAGDKNEILFSEFNINYNNEPLMYRKGTVLIWQKVNEVTTKKIKLPKETEEKEMKVTRTRTKVVPLHCDIIGDQFWEEYPEILAEDS
- the THG1L gene encoding probable tRNA(His) guanylyltransferase isoform X2: MTHVVSQFASSYVFYWKDYFKDQQLLYPPGFDGRIVLYPSTQNLKDYLSWRQADCHVNNLYNTVFWMLVQRSGLTPVQAQDRLQGTLAGDKNEILFSEFNINYNNEPLMYRKGTVLIWQKVNEVTTKKIKLPKETEEKEMKVTRTRTKVVPLHCDIIGDQFWEEYPEILAEDS
- the THG1L gene encoding probable tRNA(His) guanylyltransferase isoform X1, translated to MRGCWRVAAAAISAGSGRAAGRGCSPMAKSKFEYVRDFEADDTCLPNCWIVVRLDGRNFHRFAEQHEFKKPNDDRALHLMTRCAQTVMQELEDIAIAYGQSDEYSFVFKRKSKWFKRRASKFMTHVVSQFASSYVFYWKDYFKDQQLLYPPGFDGRIVLYPSTQNLKDYLSWRQADCHVNNLYNTVFWMLVQRSGLTPVQAQDRLQGTLAGDKNEILFSEFNINYNNEPLMYRKGTVLIWQKVNEVTTKKIKLPKETEEKEMKVTRTRTKVVPLHCDIIGDQFWEEYPEILAEDS